In the genome of Levilactobacillus zymae, one region contains:
- a CDS encoding phage tail protein — MSTHGVKDVTFGLIDSAGALIADATKGISTTGIYLVDGDAEGATQADVTGLEADGTIGYANDGPKRVSNGSMEPKVSLEFLDINFDILQKLKGFVNDGKGGWTRQLPKPHVAMLVHSRSYGGVDIYEGFANGQLIEAGMKHGTDNNNETDANTTLTYQGLDPLKADVFGGQPYKIWTSADEGFDKAAMMSEVFGGYKAASSVPAK, encoded by the coding sequence ATGAGTACACATGGTGTAAAAGACGTCACCTTTGGGTTAATTGATTCAGCAGGTGCCCTTATTGCAGATGCTACAAAGGGAATTTCTACCACTGGTATTTACTTGGTGGATGGGGACGCAGAAGGTGCTACCCAAGCTGATGTAACCGGATTGGAAGCCGATGGTACAATCGGTTATGCCAATGACGGCCCTAAGCGAGTGTCGAATGGCTCAATGGAACCTAAAGTTTCCCTCGAGTTCTTGGATATTAACTTTGATATTTTGCAGAAGTTAAAGGGGTTCGTTAACGACGGTAAGGGCGGCTGGACACGTCAACTGCCTAAGCCTCACGTTGCGATGTTAGTCCACTCTCGTTCATATGGTGGTGTGGATATTTATGAAGGGTTTGCCAATGGGCAACTAATCGAAGCTGGTATGAAGCACGGTACCGACAACAACAATGAAACCGATGCTAATACCACACTGACTTACCAAGGATTGGACCCATTGAAGGCTGATGTATTTGGTGGCCAACCATACAAGATCTGGACTAGCGCTGATGAAGGCTTCGATAAAGCGGCCATGATGAGTGAAGTATTCGGTGGATATAAGGCGGCGAGTAGCGTCCCAGCCAAGTAG
- a CDS encoding DUF806 family protein: protein MVILIKLPVIQVYEIIKANKPSWIDGLYPENIPNTVDKSGSKTLALITSVSEPLSGYKNDTFSELSASIQVQIFFSKTVAINVLDAQLELMNLLDDNGWIIATRYPNVVDPDTEQVTATFSVFKNIKIKRGN, encoded by the coding sequence GTGGTGATCCTCATTAAACTTCCGGTGATTCAAGTTTACGAGATTATCAAAGCAAATAAACCCTCCTGGATAGATGGTTTATATCCAGAAAACATACCGAATACTGTTGACAAAAGTGGTTCAAAGACGTTAGCGCTAATTACTAGTGTTTCTGAACCGCTTTCTGGATATAAAAACGATACTTTTTCTGAGCTTAGCGCGTCAATTCAAGTGCAGATTTTCTTTTCTAAAACAGTTGCGATCAACGTATTAGATGCACAGCTGGAACTGATGAACTTGCTTGATGATAATGGGTGGATTATCGCTACTCGCTACCCCAACGTAGTTGATCCAGATACTGAACAAGTCACAGCCACATTTTCCGTATTTAAAAATATAAAAATAAAAAGAGGTAATTAA
- a CDS encoding HK97-gp10 family putative phage morphogenesis protein, producing the protein MASLDEQLQHYFSQVKKKVPNKAQQQVITKAGADQLRDSYFQATKSKHYRYGRDTSHVKHLADAVVADDHDVDGYMTGNSTVGFEKDPINHARIALFLNNGTVHIKGDHFIDTAIQSSKDKVLAAEYAKYKALTGGDPH; encoded by the coding sequence ATGGCTAGCTTAGATGAGCAATTACAGCATTACTTTTCACAAGTTAAAAAGAAGGTGCCAAATAAAGCACAGCAACAAGTGATTACTAAGGCTGGCGCTGATCAACTACGGGATAGTTATTTTCAGGCTACCAAGTCTAAACATTATCGTTATGGCCGGGACACGAGCCATGTTAAGCATTTAGCGGATGCAGTGGTTGCTGATGATCACGATGTCGACGGTTATATGACGGGAAACTCAACGGTAGGTTTTGAGAAGGATCCGATTAATCACGCCAGAATCGCGTTATTTCTCAATAATGGAACGGTGCATATTAAAGGCGACCATTTCATTGATACGGCCATTCAGTCAAGCAAAGATAAGGTTTTAGCTGCTGAATATGCCAAGTACAAGGCATTGACGGGTGGTGATCCTCATTAA
- a CDS encoding phage head closure protein, whose protein sequence is MTKAINPSRMTFRIAFGHDADTGEINPNTGTPIQQFSADFSCWAGQWSLNVQQQLTIAGAGITNAVVFFIRHNPAVNETLQVQRGSDLYKIDSIAADDGLQNEGFDLITCHRVVTKHG, encoded by the coding sequence ATGACCAAAGCAATTAATCCTTCACGAATGACTTTCCGTATCGCTTTTGGCCATGATGCCGATACTGGCGAGATTAACCCGAATACTGGCACGCCAATTCAACAATTTTCAGCAGATTTCAGCTGTTGGGCGGGCCAGTGGTCGTTGAATGTGCAACAGCAGTTAACCATAGCCGGAGCTGGGATCACTAATGCAGTGGTCTTTTTTATTCGCCATAATCCGGCCGTTAATGAGACGCTGCAAGTTCAACGTGGATCGGATCTGTACAAGATTGACAGTATTGCGGCCGATGACGGCTTACAAAATGAGGGCTTTGACCTAATCACGTGTCATCGGGTGGTGACTAAGCATGGCTAG
- a CDS encoding head-tail connector protein: protein MPTLDDLKLSLRLDSDADDRLLNGYLNTAENYIKQAVGTESDAFYDDASVIDLFNTAVLALASAYYNYRSSLVPTTAISIDLPVDSIIGQLRGLYDLKMEAITDDQSN, encoded by the coding sequence ATGCCAACACTAGACGATTTAAAACTATCGCTTCGATTAGATAGTGATGCCGATGATAGGCTTTTAAACGGATATTTAAATACGGCTGAGAATTATATTAAACAGGCAGTCGGCACGGAATCGGATGCCTTTTATGATGATGCCAGTGTGATTGATTTGTTTAATACAGCTGTGCTGGCATTGGCCTCGGCCTACTATAATTATCGCAGTTCATTGGTTCCAACCACGGCAATTAGTATTGATCTTCCGGTTGATTCAATCATTGGGCAACTGAGAGGGCTCTATGATCTGAAAATGGAGGCGATCACTGATGACCAAAGCAATTAA
- a CDS encoding phage major capsid protein, with protein MATNINDLNDAWIAQGQKVSDLNDKLNAAVLDDKFNKEEFENMTAERDNAVARRDALHTQLEEERKAQEIANMDDKNKTPLDDNEKDIKAEFIKNFQGMIKGDPKVMNLVTSSTDEGGNAIGLTIPQDIQTAINTLVRQYDSLQQYVNREAVTTQTGSRVYEKWTDVTALADLDDETATIGDNDDPKLSIIKYTIHRYAGITTATNSLLKDTADNILAWLSQWIAKKVVVTRNAKIIAAMNKAPKKPTLAKFDDIITMINTAVDPAIKSTSFLMTNTSGFNVLSEVKDAMGRYLLQPDPTQPDRYLIRGKRVVEVADKWLPNVKATSATAYPLYYGDLSQAVTLFDRESTSLLTTNIGGGAFEKDQTKIRVIDRFDVEPTDTEAFVAGSFAAIADQPANFAAGSTTTPGK; from the coding sequence ATGGCTACGAATATTAATGACTTAAACGATGCCTGGATTGCCCAAGGGCAAAAGGTATCGGATCTGAATGACAAGCTTAATGCTGCCGTTTTAGATGATAAATTTAACAAAGAAGAATTCGAAAACATGACTGCAGAACGTGATAATGCAGTTGCTCGTCGTGACGCCTTACACACACAACTTGAAGAAGAACGTAAGGCGCAAGAAATTGCCAATATGGATGACAAGAATAAGACCCCACTTGATGATAATGAAAAAGACATCAAAGCTGAGTTCATTAAGAACTTCCAAGGCATGATTAAGGGTGACCCCAAAGTTATGAACTTGGTAACTTCTTCTACCGACGAAGGTGGCAATGCGATTGGCTTAACTATTCCTCAAGATATTCAAACGGCAATTAATACGCTGGTTCGCCAATACGATTCATTACAACAGTATGTTAATCGAGAAGCTGTTACAACTCAAACCGGGTCACGAGTTTACGAAAAGTGGACTGACGTGACAGCTTTAGCTGATTTAGATGATGAAACGGCTACCATTGGTGATAATGATGATCCTAAGCTATCCATTATCAAATATACGATCCATCGGTATGCTGGCATTACCACTGCCACTAATTCGTTACTAAAGGATACAGCTGACAACATTTTGGCTTGGCTGTCTCAATGGATTGCTAAGAAGGTTGTTGTTACTCGCAATGCTAAAATCATTGCGGCGATGAACAAGGCGCCAAAGAAGCCGACCTTAGCTAAGTTTGATGACATCATTACGATGATCAACACGGCTGTTGATCCCGCTATCAAGTCTACGTCGTTCTTAATGACGAACACGTCCGGGTTTAACGTGCTGTCAGAAGTTAAGGACGCAATGGGGCGTTACCTATTGCAACCCGATCCAACACAACCTGATCGGTATTTAATCCGTGGCAAGCGGGTTGTAGAGGTAGCTGACAAGTGGTTGCCTAACGTTAAAGCTACGTCAGCAACGGCTTATCCACTTTATTATGGCGATTTGTCGCAAGCAGTAACTTTGTTTGACCGAGAAAGTACTTCCTTATTGACTACCAATATTGGCGGTGGTGCCTTTGAAAAGGACCAAACTAAGATTCGTGTGATTGACCGGTTTGATGTGGAACCAACGGATACCGAAGCTTTTGTTGCTGGTTCATTTGCGGCGATTGCTGACCAACCAGCGAACTTTGCAGCAGGTTCTACAACCACACCTGGTAAATAG
- a CDS encoding head maturation protease, ClpP-related: MTKKVMIKGDVVDNETAAFYQFFGMPAVSPAGVSDVLDSAGPNDDVEVDIASNGGDVFAASEIYTMLKNYQGNVAVNVQGLAASAASVIAMAGDKVSISPTAQIMIHKAWSGVQGNADDLSHESNVLDSIDQSIVAAYVAKTGMDADDVLQLMANETWMTAQDAVDKGFADEIMFVDDKQPQFTNSVSEIPSKAAINKFMNLISKSQPKPTQPKESQPANALMQSKLAILMGKNKEEAN, translated from the coding sequence ATAACGAAGAAGGTAATGATTAAAGGTGACGTGGTCGACAATGAGACAGCGGCGTTCTATCAATTTTTCGGTATGCCAGCGGTATCACCAGCCGGCGTTTCTGATGTGTTAGATAGCGCTGGTCCTAATGACGATGTAGAAGTTGACATTGCGTCTAACGGTGGCGACGTGTTCGCTGCTAGCGAGATCTACACGATGCTAAAAAACTATCAAGGAAATGTCGCTGTTAATGTGCAAGGCTTAGCTGCTAGTGCTGCTAGTGTGATTGCAATGGCTGGCGACAAAGTCTCTATCTCACCCACAGCACAAATTATGATTCATAAGGCTTGGTCCGGTGTCCAAGGAAACGCGGATGACCTGTCACATGAATCGAATGTACTAGATAGCATTGATCAGTCTATTGTTGCGGCGTATGTTGCTAAGACTGGCATGGACGCTGATGATGTGTTGCAATTAATGGCTAACGAGACTTGGATGACGGCACAAGATGCAGTGGATAAAGGGTTTGCTGATGAGATAATGTTTGTCGATGATAAGCAGCCTCAATTTACCAACTCAGTTTCAGAGATTCCTTCTAAGGCAGCAATCAACAAATTCATGAATCTTATTTCCAAGTCACAACCCAAACCTACACAACCTAAAGAAAGCCAACCTGCTAATGCGTTAATGCAAAGTAAGTTGGCTATTTTGATGGGGAAAAATAAAGAGGAGGCCAACTAA
- a CDS encoding phage portal protein: protein MPVFRPPEIKNQVQSVPVEDDDIVNFLTPNGQRNYVSATDALKNSDIYSVVSQLSGDLATVQLSANMPRAQGILNNPSSTANGHAFWQSMFAQLLLGGECFAYRWRNRNGLDMRWEYLRPSQVETYLSEDGSGLTYTVTFDETQLGVRQYVPQGDMIHIRLTGINGGQTGISPLESLTSELQIKDASNDLTLAALARSISAPGVLSIQHGGLLSEKMKASRSRNFMRQVNKSNGGPVVIDDLEEYKPLEMKADVTKLLSQTDWTSKQIAKVFGIPDSYLNGQGDQQSNIDQIKGMYANALNRYMQCIVSELNNKLNATITANLRPAIDPLGDAFATTLSGLAKDGTIANNQATWVLQQLGYFPADMPEAKNPATQQVVTQSAEGGGNNEEGND, encoded by the coding sequence ATGCCAGTTTTCAGGCCACCTGAGATTAAGAACCAAGTGCAAAGTGTGCCCGTTGAAGATGACGATATTGTTAATTTCTTAACCCCCAATGGGCAACGCAATTATGTCAGTGCAACAGATGCGTTAAAAAATTCTGATATTTATTCGGTAGTCAGTCAATTATCCGGTGATTTAGCGACGGTACAGCTTAGTGCCAATATGCCACGAGCACAAGGCATATTGAACAATCCCAGCAGCACAGCCAATGGTCATGCGTTCTGGCAATCGATGTTTGCCCAGCTACTGCTAGGCGGTGAATGTTTCGCGTACCGTTGGCGCAATCGCAACGGGTTAGATATGCGTTGGGAATACTTGCGGCCCAGTCAAGTTGAAACGTACTTGTCGGAAGACGGAAGTGGCCTAACTTATACCGTGACGTTTGACGAAACACAATTAGGTGTACGGCAATACGTACCACAGGGCGACATGATTCACATTCGGTTAACTGGTATTAACGGCGGTCAAACAGGTATTAGCCCCTTAGAATCACTAACTAGTGAGTTGCAGATTAAGGACGCTTCCAATGACTTAACCTTAGCTGCTTTAGCGCGTTCTATCAGTGCTCCAGGTGTGCTATCTATTCAGCATGGCGGCCTGTTGAGTGAAAAAATGAAAGCTAGTCGATCACGTAACTTTATGAGGCAGGTCAATAAGTCAAATGGCGGCCCAGTTGTAATTGATGATCTGGAAGAATATAAGCCACTTGAGATGAAGGCTGATGTAACTAAGCTTCTAAGCCAGACTGATTGGACCAGCAAGCAGATTGCCAAAGTATTTGGCATTCCAGACAGTTATCTAAACGGCCAAGGTGATCAGCAAAGTAATATTGATCAGATCAAAGGCATGTACGCCAATGCACTCAACCGTTATATGCAATGTATTGTATCTGAGTTGAACAACAAGCTGAACGCGACTATCACTGCCAATTTACGGCCGGCAATCGATCCATTAGGCGATGCCTTTGCCACGACACTATCTGGATTGGCTAAGGACGGCACAATTGCTAATAACCAAGCGACATGGGTACTGCAACAATTGGGATACTTCCCTGCAGATATGCCAGAAGCTAAAAATCCGGCAACGCAACAAGTTGTGACCCAGTCAGCGGAAGGAGGTGGAAATAACGAAGAAGGTAATGATTAA
- a CDS encoding DUF1056 family protein, translating to MIFKRFFAMIWHYFDLICFVSALIVADYGAFLFGKPWGVMAVAVTLFVIGWLSEVINTSQSKGGD from the coding sequence ATGATTTTTAAACGCTTTTTTGCCATGATATGGCACTATTTCGACTTGATATGCTTCGTAAGTGCCTTGATTGTGGCGGATTACGGGGCATTTTTATTTGGCAAGCCTTGGGGTGTCATGGCAGTAGCGGTGACACTTTTTGTAATTGGCTGGCTGTCAGAAGTGATTAACACGTCCCAGAGTAAAGGAGGTGATTAA
- a CDS encoding phage terminase small subunit P27 family — MKKVDKDVNNGQLTRTPPAYLGRQAKVVWRRLVPFLEDNTPVKRIDSGLVEQYASQYEIYRNAYKHIQENGEVQAIYKTLQDQTGKKIGRDFVGYKRNPMTQIYDSAVKNLTKLGAELGLSPKSRSDLLKLNLDDHKDERSIDERMREFLGG, encoded by the coding sequence ATGAAAAAAGTGGATAAAGACGTCAACAACGGTCAATTAACGCGCACACCGCCAGCTTACTTAGGACGGCAAGCTAAGGTCGTTTGGCGTCGATTAGTGCCTTTTTTAGAGGATAACACCCCAGTTAAACGCATTGATAGCGGGCTTGTGGAACAATATGCTTCCCAATATGAGATTTACCGCAATGCGTATAAACATATCCAGGAAAACGGTGAAGTCCAAGCAATCTATAAAACGTTACAAGATCAGACCGGCAAAAAAATTGGTCGAGACTTCGTGGGCTACAAGCGTAATCCTATGACACAAATTTACGATTCAGCGGTTAAAAATCTGACTAAACTAGGCGCTGAATTGGGACTATCTCCTAAGTCACGTAGTGATTTGCTCAAGTTAAACTTAGATGACCACAAGGATGAGCGAAGCATTGATGAACGTATGCGAGAATTTTTGGGAGGTTAA
- a CDS encoding HNH endonuclease: MPRVRRCRQPGCHTMVNFPDHYCQQHYEHEAEYLASRERWARSHDKHYTHKYNTVTRNRDDTKRQQYNFYRTRQWSHLRKQVLERDHYLCAYCKVQGVITPAKTADHIVPIEYDQSLKANVDNLAVICSKCHRRKTDWEQRYYGTGQGNELRQVAEITDVSAINVLINKER; encoded by the coding sequence ATGCCAAGGGTAAGACGCTGTAGACAACCAGGATGCCATACCATGGTTAACTTCCCAGATCACTATTGTCAACAACACTATGAGCATGAAGCAGAGTACCTAGCAAGTCGAGAGCGTTGGGCACGTAGCCACGATAAGCATTACACGCACAAGTACAACACGGTCACACGTAATCGTGATGACACTAAGCGTCAGCAATACAACTTCTACCGTACAAGGCAATGGTCACATCTAAGGAAACAAGTCCTAGAGCGTGACCATTACTTATGTGCTTACTGCAAAGTGCAAGGCGTCATCACACCTGCTAAGACTGCTGATCACATTGTACCCATTGAGTACGACCAATCACTCAAAGCAAACGTTGATAACCTTGCTGTCATCTGTAGTAAGTGTCATAGGCGAAAGACTGATTGGGAACAGCGATACTACGGGACTGGACAAGGTAACGAGTTAAGACAAGTTGCTGAGATTACCGATGTGAGTGCCATTAATGTATTGATAAATAAGGAGAGATGA
- a CDS encoding ArpU family phage packaging/lysis transcriptional regulator — translation MTELNFDNMNMGSLFPEVDAGATLQNVTRFLSVVLPKMVRISGQSMSDLKSPSYDGMPKSQPSGNATDLRIVRRLYAEEVVKRTIQAIKHCDKDCQNILDELYLQELSDTMCFMDLGFSESSYFHVWKPKALLQFADCYMLDDLHIFKKSSFDAV, via the coding sequence TTGACTGAATTGAATTTTGACAATATGAATATGGGAAGTCTCTTCCCAGAAGTAGATGCTGGGGCAACTTTGCAAAACGTGACACGCTTTTTATCCGTAGTATTGCCCAAGATGGTCCGTATCAGTGGACAGTCAATGAGCGACTTAAAATCACCTAGTTATGATGGAATGCCAAAGTCTCAGCCATCAGGTAATGCGACAGATTTAAGAATTGTGCGGCGGTTATATGCTGAAGAGGTCGTCAAACGGACAATCCAAGCAATTAAACACTGTGATAAAGATTGCCAGAATATCTTAGATGAACTATATCTACAAGAACTATCAGATACTATGTGCTTTATGGACTTAGGATTTTCCGAGTCCAGCTATTTCCACGTTTGGAAGCCCAAAGCACTATTACAGTTTGCCGATTGCTACATGCTGGATGATCTCCATATTTTTAAAAAAAGCAGTTTTGATGCAGTTTGA
- a CDS encoding ATP-binding protein: MEHVTFDKRYIQQLANAHHVDLNHLPTKEELDRKTAEQATKQLKRDKMARYYSYSVWSGNIPLKFSFGNWDIAKQDNPHLAKSLGKKAFVLAKQLENKNFNVVMMGDRGVGKTSLALAMLDHLMSHGHSGMFVSTAELLRMVNDKYEDTSIRSKLLNITRSMIEVDVLVLDDFGTEGGMTGNIKPVHKDLQDIMYRVSNARVDFNHNTAKGITIITTNNTKGQLKQMYEGKFIDRVYPDNPGQQIIFDGMKGVRNV; encoded by the coding sequence ATGGAGCACGTTACTTTTGACAAGAGATATATTCAACAACTAGCCAATGCCCATCATGTTGACCTGAACCACTTGCCAACTAAAGAAGAACTAGATCGCAAGACGGCCGAACAAGCAACTAAACAATTGAAACGGGACAAAATGGCCCGGTACTATAGCTACTCGGTCTGGTCCGGCAACATACCGCTCAAGTTTTCGTTTGGCAACTGGGATATTGCTAAGCAGGACAATCCACACTTAGCTAAGTCACTAGGCAAGAAGGCATTCGTGTTGGCTAAGCAATTAGAAAACAAAAACTTCAATGTGGTTATGATGGGTGATCGTGGCGTTGGTAAAACATCTTTAGCACTAGCTATGTTGGACCACCTGATGAGCCATGGTCATAGTGGCATGTTTGTATCAACTGCCGAACTGTTAAGAATGGTTAATGATAAATATGAGGACACTTCAATTCGTTCCAAACTACTCAATATAACGCGTTCAATGATTGAGGTTGATGTACTGGTACTAGATGATTTTGGCACAGAAGGCGGTATGACCGGCAACATTAAACCGGTGCACAAGGATCTGCAAGACATCATGTATCGGGTATCTAACGCTAGAGTTGATTTTAATCACAACACCGCTAAGGGTATCACCATCATTACGACCAATAATACCAAGGGACAGCTAAAACAGATGTATGAAGGAAAGTTCATTGATCGCGTATATCCAGATAACCCGGGACAACAAATTATTTTTGACGGCATGAAAGGGGTGCGCAACGTATGA
- a CDS encoding putative HNHc nuclease, whose amino-acid sequence MQRSRSKYFERNGKSYLLVELDHQPNLDHIETVSGSRDQLYLDWELADTRKARPQQRRLFFALLNDIADYFVVPQDFLKAMFYGQYREYTNGNEISLSDTTESSVSDANVLLDLVIDFMFTWRVPFKQGYELLPREQEYYQYQCCRHRRCMVCGREHSDINHVDAVGSGRDRNHLDHTQLRVNCLCGEHHTEWHKIGPTAFGEKYHIPVTGIKLDEETLRKIGVRGNYRGETNGKSIN is encoded by the coding sequence ATGCAGCGGTCACGATCAAAATACTTTGAACGTAATGGCAAGTCATACTTGCTAGTCGAGCTTGACCACCAGCCTAATTTAGACCATATCGAGACCGTTAGCGGTTCACGTGACCAACTTTACCTGGATTGGGAACTAGCCGACACACGCAAAGCTAGACCGCAACAACGGCGTCTATTCTTTGCCCTGCTAAATGATATTGCTGATTACTTCGTGGTGCCACAAGACTTCCTAAAAGCAATGTTTTATGGCCAATATCGTGAGTATACCAACGGTAATGAGATTAGCCTGTCAGACACGACAGAATCGTCTGTGAGCGACGCTAACGTGTTACTCGACCTAGTTATCGACTTTATGTTTACGTGGCGTGTACCGTTCAAACAAGGCTATGAATTGCTACCGAGAGAGCAAGAGTATTACCAATATCAGTGTTGCCGGCATCGTCGGTGCATGGTGTGTGGCCGTGAACATTCGGATATTAATCACGTTGATGCAGTTGGGTCTGGCCGTGATCGGAATCATCTTGACCATACGCAACTACGAGTTAACTGTTTGTGCGGAGAGCATCATACAGAATGGCACAAGATCGGTCCGACAGCGTTTGGCGAGAAGTATCACATTCCAGTTACTGGGATAAAGTTGGACGAAGAAACGTTGAGAAAAATTGGAGTTAGAGGAAATTACCGAGGTGAAACAAATGGGAAATCTATTAATTAG
- a CDS encoding HNH endonuclease: MSEYRQIPGYENLYEASSNGTIWTCEGKTTFRNIHGKRQKRVWKRRQIIPKREKRQSSTHYDLRVELWKNGSHQTKLVHRLIAISFIPNPQNKPCINHIDGNSENNRPENLEWCTYKENQIHAFRTGLNKHCKRVELISTYDHKHHTFYSMAEASKFLKMSHGFVSGLVSRGIMNFGEYKILIKD, from the coding sequence ATGAGTGAATATAGACAAATTCCGGGGTATGAAAATCTTTATGAAGCAAGTAGTAATGGCACGATTTGGACATGTGAAGGTAAAACGACATTTAGGAATATACACGGAAAACGGCAAAAGCGAGTTTGGAAAAGGCGTCAAATTATACCTAAACGTGAGAAAAGGCAAAGCAGCACACATTATGATTTACGTGTCGAACTATGGAAAAATGGCTCACACCAAACAAAACTGGTTCATCGCTTAATTGCTATATCATTTATACCGAACCCACAAAATAAGCCCTGCATTAATCATATTGACGGAAATTCTGAAAACAACCGTCCAGAAAATTTAGAATGGTGTACCTATAAGGAAAATCAAATACACGCATTCAGAACCGGTCTTAACAAGCATTGTAAACGTGTAGAGTTAATAAGCACGTATGATCATAAGCATCATACATTTTATAGCATGGCTGAAGCCAGCAAGTTTTTAAAAATGAGTCACGGTTTTGTTTCAGGACTTGTCAGTCGAGGAATCATGAATTTTGGTGAATACAAAATCCTTATAAAGGATTGA